In Alnus glutinosa chromosome 7, dhAlnGlut1.1, whole genome shotgun sequence, the sequence CATGGTTGATTATCATTTGAAATAGATTACTTAAAAGatcatttgaaatgaataagCACGGATTAATATTGTTAAATGggaaaatatcaatttaatttttaagtaatTGCGCGATTTTGTATTATTCTATAAATATCTAAATTCAATaaacctttaaatttttttacatttttaatttcaatcctTCTATCCAAAATAGTCTAAAAATGCTTTTGTGGCAACATAAGCTATTTGCCAcgtcaattaaaaaattattttattatataattaaaatcttaaaaaaatggGAAGCCACTTTACTCAAAATATTCATGaagtaaatttatattttaccTTGTTAAATTAAATAGGTAAAGTTAAAGTTatgttacaatatatatatatttttataagtaattggaCCAAGCCGACTGAATTAACCcttgaaacaaaaataaatcatgcaactaaagaaatatatattgatatttatttttgatttattaatatattttatttaataaaacaacttttaaacaatttttgttaaaagaaaccaaacatttctcaaatttaaatacTTAGCTGAACAGAATTCTCGCTTATTATACTACCTTGAAATACAAAGAGCATTGAAGAAGCGGAGTCGCGGAGAGCAGCAATAGCGATGGAGGGAGGGAAGCGCAAGAAGAATTCATCTCCTCTGTCGCTCGATCAATTCGTCTCCATAACTGcccctctccttgatttggaaAAGGTCCTGTGTGTGTCTATGTGTGAGATtgaattgtttcatttttccttGTTGAAGTATAATGCTTTATGCTGCTGTGATATGTGTTTTGGACACAAACAAACATGTGATGTgcgtttttgaaaaatcttggtTTCTAATGACATCTTGCAGGAAGCTGAGATATCATCATCAATCAACACAGGCGCGTCCAGAAATTTAGAGGCTGCTCAGAAGCGGGGCTCCACTATTCTCAATTTGAAGTGTGTAGATGCTcaggttctctctctcattgATTTCGTGTGATTTCTGCTATGTTTTAATCGGCATTTGTGAAATGGAAGTAAAGCAAATAGTAAATTTGTCCTACTAGATTATGTTTGCGAAATGGCATACTAGATTATGTTTGAGTATTTTTTCGAAATTCAGATAGTAAATAAGCATTTGAGAGTTGGAAGTGGTTGATTCTTTCGTGAATTTGTCCTACCCTAGTGCGCCAGTTGCTCGTGGTCTTTATTTTATGCCATGGGTGAACCGTGATGGAAAGAGTACTTGGTGTTGCAAAGTCCTAaaaagtttcttcttcttcttttcctttttttttttttgggtacaaGTGTAGTAGCAAACCGGTTGATCATCTTCACTGCATTGCACTTTTGCAAGAGATTTGAgatcttttcttattttctaattGTGGAATTCATTTGGTGACGTTAAAGAAGGCGATAGATGTATACTTCAGTTGGAAAGGGTTGTTTGGTTAACATAAGAATAGTTTCATGTGGAGTACAGATCCTCTTTGCCTTATGTGGATGATTTGGAGAAAGAAGAATAATCGTTCTTTTAACATTCTTGAAAGTCTTCCGTTGCGATCAAAGATGTTTTCTTGCGTTCTTTGTATGATTCAGTACTGTTATTTGTGGGGTTTCTTATGGTTTTGTGGATCTCTTGTGCCTTGGATTGTAATTGTTTAGGGGGCTCTCTTCTACACTCTACATGCACATAAGTTTCTTCTCTTATTACtttgtcaaagaaaaaaaaatacgaagATGAACTTTtgatttcatctctttttcctGCATTTTATTGGAAACCGAATGGAGCATTGTATTACCTGGATTTTCTTATAATTTGCTTTAACTTTGGTTCTAACAATAGACAGGACTAATGGGGAAAACTCTTCTTGAGTTTCAATCTACTAAAGGGGATGTTCTTCCTGCTCACAAGGTGAAGATTCCATTATTCCCATTGATTACGTGTTAATCCAATTTTCAATGTGATTCTTGTTCTTTGTCGTACTAATCAGTGCAGTATGACTCATACTGAAGCAAAGTGGGGTGCTTTTAAGTAGGCGTGCTAAAAAGATATCCTAGCTTCAGCCTCTGGCTTCCTATCTCAATTTTTGTCCCTTTTTTTGTGGTTGTAGTTTGGCACCCATGATGTGGTTGTTTTAAAACCGAACAAGGCTGATTTAGGGTCTCCTGCACTTGGACAAGGTGTAGTTTACCGGTTAAAGGTAATTCCAAGAAACAGAATTTTGGGTGATTACTTTTTGGTCTTGTGCTTTTCAGTTGTAGATCATCATCTTTGTAATTGCTTTCTTGTGCTGGCTGTTTGGTGGTATTGAACAGGACTCATCAATCACTGTTGCTTTTGATGACATCCCAGAAGATGGTTTGAATAGTCCTCTTCGTCTAGAGAAAGTGGCAAATGAGGTATgatgttcaaatttttttacttcatGTTATTTCAAATCGGCTTGAATTGTTATGTAAGCCAGACAATAAGCTACTTCTAGATCGTTTATTTTACTAGGATTAAATATCTATGATGGAATCTAGACAACACTCAAGTTTGTGAGCAGTTCAAACTGTTGGATATTGGGAACAATATAGTTATTAAGCTTGCTTACACCAAATCATATCTGTCATTTATTCGTAAGTAAACTTACAATTTGGTTTCTAGTTTCTAAAAGTTACGAAGTCCACAAAAGgggatatgatataaaattctTGCGTCTCATGGTCTATGCCGGGATTGTATAAACATCAAATTTACTATGTGCTTATGGATATTCACTGGAAAAAATAAGTGCTGCAAATACTAATTATCTATGCAGGTTACATACCGCAGAATGAAGGATGCTTTGATACAATTGAGTAAAGGTGTACAGAAGGGACCTGCAGCTGATCTCATTCCTGTTTTATTTGGAGAGAGGCCACCAACAGTGACCAAGAAGGATGTCAAATTCACACCCTTCAACTCCAACCTTGATCACTCTCAGGTGTGTATATTTTATCTTGTGTTTCCTTGTACACAATCatgatgtttttgttattcAGATAGTTTCTTATTACtaagatatttttattattgactATTTTCTGCtttcaaaataattattccTTTGTAATGAATGTAATCATGAAATAAGAGACCTTCAACCCCAATAAACGAATTCTAACAGGAAGTGGTCGGTTTCTATCGAACTTTGAGATTACTTCCTTTGACTCTGAAAAATTTCTCAACTTCAGTCTACATTGGATTGTTTATGATTCATACATTCAATGTTCAAGTTTTGGAGTATAGATGCTCAACTATCTTTAAAATCAACATTGGCAGTTGCTCCAAAATTTAAGGTTAGACAATAATTGGAATTGAAAGATAAGATAATAGAAAGAGACTTTCAgaataacttataaaaaaaaaagagactttCAGAATAACCATAACCATAACCATAAAAAAGAGACTTTCAGAATAACTATAACTACTATTGTGTTTCTTATGTTTGCACACGTTTGTGTGCAGGAAGAATGTGTCTCTGTGGTCCTCTTTGCACATGTACTCTTGTATATCACTTGTGTTCTAGGGTTGTACCCCTTTTTACGCTCTTTTTAATACTattagtactttttttttttttaaaaaaaaaaaaaagggtgtctTAGTGTGTATGAACATTTTTCATCCATGCTTGCCTTTtgtatgtgtgtatgtgtgtttgTGACTTTTTTTGCATGCTCCATTTCTCACAAACTAAGGCACCTTGTCtcaccccttttcttttctccaaaGAAAGATGCCATTTCAAAAGCCCTGTCATCAAAGAATGTATTTTTGCTGCATGGGCCTCCTGGAACTGGAAAAACAACTACAGTGGTGGAGATCATCTTACAAGAAGTGAAACGTGGATCAAAGATTCTTGCATGTGCTGCTTCAAATATTGCTGTGGACAACATTGTTGAGCGACTTGTTCCTCACAGGTAAAGTGATGCCTTGATTTATGGGGAAATCATTTTTAAACTGAAATTTTAGCTTAAAGTCTAGCAGAGGAGTGATAATAAGTATGTATTTTCTGTAAACCCTTAGGtggtcttattttattttcagtcAAGCTATATGATCACCCTTGACAATTGTGGATCCTAGTgaaatgtgtttttaaattaGATAAGAAAATCTTTTAGTCATCGATCTCCGACCATTCGTTTATAGTCCTGTTGCACTGGTTGTCCAGGGCTTTCTTGAGTTCAGTCAGTAGAGTAGTAGGGTAGGTTAATAGGGTTTGAAATGTCACAGCTTTGCTAACATCATTTACATGGAATCCATGTATAGAGTGGATTTTCAAAACTAAGCATCCTTGGACAGATAAGCATGCCAAATTTGGGCCAACCTGTTATGTAATTGAATCTGCTTGTAGTGTTGGAAAATCTGTCATATATGTTTACTTAGATTATGTGCCTTTTGACTGATGAACAACTTTGATCCCATATGTTAAACCAATGTGTCTGGGTTGTCTGGGTTGTAGGATCCATCAATTGcatgtcctatatatatatatatatatatatatatatatggacaagCATTAAATAAAATCACTGATCTCTatttccatttcttttgttAGAGTAAAGTTGGTGAGATTAGGTCATCCTGCTCGTTTACTACCTCAAGTATTGGAAAGTGCCCTTGATGCACAGGTATGTAAAATGTGAAGttcagttttgaaaaataaaagtaaaaattgataCCTGGAATTCTTATCATCATGATAATGGTGTTTTGCTAAATTTTATAATGTCATCTCATTCACATGATTTTACATGTTTGTGTATATCTTTCAATTATGCACCTTGACTTTTCTCACTTGTTGTATATGAGAGCTAGTCACAGGTACTTACTTGTATGAGCATATGAAGGTCCGCTTTCTCATTGTATATTGTTAAAGAAACTGAAAGTCCGCTCCTTTTCCTGCTAAGTTGTCAAGATCAAGTTATATCACTTTCTGTGCCTTACATATGTTAACATTCTTAAATTCATTAATCgtttcctttgatttttggtAGTCACTGATTGTGGTACTGTGGGCCGGACATTCCTTCATTCCTTGAAATATTACAATGATgatgaaataattttattatttttctatgtaGTGCTGTTTCCATACCTTCCAATCTTTGCTTTTTTAGGTTTTACGGGGGGATAATAGTGCTCTGGCCAGTGACATTCGGAAGGAAATGAAGGTACAGTTTCACAGTAGATTTGAAGGCAATTTTAATACCCATAAGTTATCAATATGCAGTTTCAATTATTCAAAAATGATTCTTTACGATAAGCTTTGTTGTTGTCTTATGATTCTAAAATAAACTTTCTATAACCAAAACTATGGTATGCATTCACTGTGAGAGACTTGACCTTGATATATGCTCTGAGAATATAGGAAGCTATTACTTTTATGGTGGTTCATCTCATCAGCAGGTTTCTTCCTGGGATTTTTATTTGACACCGGAGTTCATTTCAGCCTTGTGAAATCagataattttcttttgttatttgatgTTTCAACTTGCCATTGCTGCATTTCTTCAGGCCTTAAACGGGAAACTGTTGAAAACCAAAGACAAAAACACAAGGAGAGACATCCAGAAGGAGCTTAGGACTCTTTCTAAAGAAGAGCGTAAAAGACAGCAGCTGGCTGTTAAAGATGTAATTGCAAAAGCAGATGTGGTATTGACAACCTTGACTGGGGCGTTTTCCCACAAGTTGGATAACACTTCATTTGACTTAGTGATTATTGATGAAGCTGCTCAGGCACTTGAGATAGCATGCTGGATAGCTTTACTAAAGGTAATGTTACTCACATATGAACACCAAAACAAGCAATTCATAGTCATGGGGCACACTGTAGTACACCCAGAGATGTTATAATTTAGGGTTAGTTACACTTGCCCCCATCAACAACCACTTATTTACACGTCACCCTCAAGAACTACCACTTGTCACACTCGACCCCTTTCAACTACCAACCTTTGGCCAAAAAGCCCTTCTGTTAGCCCAACTTGTTCAATCTgacaaaaaaaacacacacacacatataagaTGCATGTGTCTTTTTCctttgaaattacaaaaatttctgaaattttgaattttaagatttctattatttatttattttattttgaattatttaactTTTAAGGGTATTTAAGTAAATTTGGTTTCTAAACTAAGGGTATTTTCATCTTAAAAATAAGCATATGCGTTTCAC encodes:
- the LOC133873781 gene encoding uncharacterized protein LOC133873781; the protein is MEGGKRKKNSSPLSLDQFVSITAPLLDLEKEAEISSSINTGASRNLEAAQKRGSTILNLKCVDAQTGLMGKTLLEFQSTKGDVLPAHKFGTHDVVVLKPNKADLGSPALGQGVVYRLKDSSITVAFDDIPEDGLNSPLRLEKVANEVTYRRMKDALIQLSKGVQKGPAADLIPVLFGERPPTVTKKDVKFTPFNSNLDHSQKDAISKALSSKNVFLLHGPPGTGKTTTVVEIILQEVKRGSKILACAASNIAVDNIVERLVPHRVKLVRLGHPARLLPQVLESALDAQVLRGDNSALASDIRKEMKALNGKLLKTKDKNTRRDIQKELRTLSKEERKRQQLAVKDVIAKADVVLTTLTGAFSHKLDNTSFDLVIIDEAAQALEIACWIALLKGSRCILAGDHLQLPPTIQSVEAERKGLGRTLFERLADMYGDEVMSMLTVQYRMHELIMNWSSKELYSSKVKAHPSVAAHMLFDLEGVKRTSSTEPNLLLIDIAGCDMEEKKDEEDSTLNEGETEIAMAHAKRLVQSGVQASDIGIITPYAAQVVLLRMLRGNEDKLKDVEISTVDGFQGREKEAIIISMVRSNSKKEVGFLSDRRRMNVAVTRARRQCCLVCDTETVSSDGFLKRLIEYFEEHGEYLSASEYQNE